gaaccggttgccagccaatcgcagggcacacagagacgaacaaccatccacgctcacattcacacctagggacaatttagagtgttcaatcagcctgccacgcatgtttttggaacgtgggaggaaaccggaacacccggagaaaacccatgcaagcccggggagaacatgcaaactccacacagggaggccggagctggaatcgaacccggtacctctgcactgtgaagcccacgtgctaaccactggactaccgggccgcccccaatttggaaataataattataaaagtGATAGTAATAAaagtcctcatcatcatcatagaaAATGCATTAATTGCTAGGAGTAACTGGGAAATGTTTTTTacacaaaaaacgccttactatacacggtcgtttttttcggcttaaagtTAGCTGAAAAAAGAAATCGGGACGAAGACGAAAATGACTCATCCGGCTCTCGAGGGAGCTCTCGGCGCTCATCGTTCACTCCAAAGAGCCGTCCTTTTctaccggctcgttcgcgatcGACACATCACTCACTGCTTGCACTGTGCTTTGAGCCCGGCGATCCCTCACAAACTACTCTGGAGTTCTCCTTTCGGATACGAACCGAGAAATCTGCTCTCACTCTCATCTCTTGGTGGATTAAATCggaatctcccccccccctccccacgatggattttatttctttggATGGAAATTGGGAACTCACCGCTCCAATTGAGAGGTAGGCTGATTCTCGTTTATTGTTGGTGTCGTAAGGAGGGAAAACCCTACTGGGGGATAAAAAGAGGTTTTCAATGATTCGGCGAGAAACACGTTAGCAGTCTTACATGGAAATGATTCAACATACAACCCGGTTCCTCGACCGTGCCTTGCCGGAGCCCGCCCCGAGGACGCTCCAATTAGGTCCTCTCTCGGGCGTCTTTGAAGAGACGCTTCCGcatcaatttgtgtgtgtgcgtgtcttttCAAGCGTTGTAAAAAATCTGTCCAAGTTCGAGCTCAGTTCCGCTGGGCCAGTCATTGAGACAGTAAAGGCAGGATTCGTTGTACGACCACTTAACGTGCTTTATTTCAGCtttcaaataattaaaaacatctCAAATTATTATACATATACAAAATAGGTACAGATCTTGTGGCGTTCGTcccgatttccttttttttttaatcgatggCTCGCTTTCTGTGCATTTCGAAATTTGGCATGAGAAAACCCGCCTCcagaaaacatgaaacaaaagacaACAGGAGTTTTGATGCGGATCGCGGAGGGCAAGGCTTTGGGAAAATTTGCTTGAGTtacatgagggggggggggtgagaacagaaaaacaaaacagaaaaagtaaAGGTTCCTTTGTTCGGTGGTTTCATTTTcgcaccaaaaaagaaaaagctaaaaGGCCTCTGTCACGTTCTTGAGCTCAACAGCAAAGAACCGTCGAGACAAAGTGGATGTCAGGGACCCTTCACAAGAGAATAGCACCAGTTTGGTTTTTTGTTAAAGTGCCTCAGTGACTCCACTGATCGCGGGCAAACACACttctttcaaacattttttttctctctctctttgaggTAGCCGTAGGATgttcttgaaaagaaaaaccagTTTTAAACCCATGTTTCTCTGCTGGTGGTTTTAATGTGACTTTGGCAGACAAGAGGAACAAACAAGAGCAAAACCGACAGGGACTTTGGGCAGGTGGAGAGCGGCCGGCAtaacaacaaagacaaacatgACTGTCAGTTTCACCGTTTATTCATCAACACCTGAAATGTGGTACAAAGCAATCGGGTTCTGTCTGTCGGGACTGTCCTTTCATTCCTCTCACCGCAGGGCGGgtgtataaaaatacaaaagtcaCCTGTGTGTTTCTGTAAACTCCAGAGAGGCCTGGATTGGCTTGGTTGAAGAGGGGCCGGGGGGAGTCAATTTGATCGAAGCATATATTATTTTCTTGTAGCCAGTGAAAATCTTCTCTATGGGATCCTTGGTGTTGGTGATGGTAAAAACGAGACAAAAACAGAGTcagaaataaacaaaaccaaaaaaacaaaagtagtgGTCCCAAATGCGACGATGCGAGCATTGCCGCATCACTGCCATCTTTGTTGAAGTGCAGGTTTTAGGCATGGTAGACCATTGGAACAATGGTCGGATAGAATCGCAGGATGAGGAAAAAGGGGGccagatcagaaaaaaaaaaatgttttggtggctttttcttttttttttttttaagagggatGGTtgctagaaaaaaatgaaacgcacacactcacgcaccacAACATATTCAAGTCCAGATTTCTCTTTTTACAAGAAACAGACAGGTCCAACTTCAAGGCCAAACTCTTGGTCTGGAGCACCAACGTCCATAGGAGCGATGTCAATGATGGGCAGGCGAGATGTTTTCGATGTCTTGTACTCAATGACTGTCTTGCCCCATGTACCGGTGTGTGACTGCGAGGAGAGAAAAGAATCGGCTCAGGATGCGCGTTCATCAACGTTTAAAACTCCCAACCAATACACACTTCCTAAAAACTGCATACGTTGCAATCCAACGTGCCAAAACCGCGCCGTGAATACGCATTTATGTCATCATCCGCATTGTTTGTACATCCGCACTGTTTCACGAATCACTTCTTTGTTCATCACACGGCACCTCGTCAGAGATGGTCCAGAAAGTCAAAACCCTGCCGCTCCAGCTCAACGGGCAGGTCGACGAGCTGCCTTGAGTAGAAGCGGTCCAGAACTTTCTGGACCGGGATTTATCATTTCCGCATGGAGCGGTGATTTCGAGCAAAGCGAGCAAACGGGGTTGTTTTTGCGATCGAGCAGATGAGCTCACCGTGCAGCCGTCCTCGAGGACACTGTAGGTGAAGCGGCTGTTGCCCTCAGCTCGGATCTCAATCTCGTTGGAGCCCTGGAGCATCAGAGCCTTCTTCAGGTTGCCGGTGGCGGCATCCATGTAAGAGATGCTGTTCTTGCAGTGGTATGTGATGTTCTGGGAAGCCTCAGTTGACATGAGACGCAGGAAGGTCATCTGGATGTTGACGTCTTCCGGCAGAGAGCCCTCGCTGCCGTACTCGAACTTTGGGGAAGGAAAGCACAGCGCAGAGGGCTCGGTACACGTTCCGATCGAAAGTTCCCCCCAACCAAAGGAGACTTGTTGGGAGATTCGGCGCGTTTACCTGGAAGCCCTCGTTCATTGCCTCGCCGAACCAGACGTGCTTCTTCTCCTTGATGTTCTTGCTGACGTACCAGTTCTTCATGGCAACCTCACGCTGAGTTGGGGACACGCAGGTCTCTCCGGTCTCCATGTTGCAGTAGACCTTGATGGCGTCCTGATTGCAGCCCTGGTCAGGGTCAATCCAGTACTCGCCTGAAGACGGAGGGGTACAAGCTATCAGACTTCAAAAGGGGCCGCAACGCATCGCACGCTCTTGTCTCATCTAAGGGGGTGGATCCAGTCTCAGCCTTCATGCCCCACTACCGCCGCAAGGAAGCGTGTGAATAGTCCGTGGCATCATGACTCACCGCTCTTCCAGTCTGGGTGGCACATCTTCAGGTCGCGGCAGGTTCTGGCGGGGTTCTTGCGAGTGCCGTCGGGGCTGCGGATCTGCTCAATCTGCTGGCTCAGGGTCTTCAGAGTGCTGTCCACCTCCAGGTCGCGGTCGCGCAGAACGTTGGCGTCATCAGCGCGGTACATACGGAAGGGATCGGGACCCTTGTCCTGGGGCTGGGAGATGAAACCGATGTCAAATCCGCCGCCGTGGGCGCCTGGTGCTCCGGGGGGTCCGGGAGGTCCGGGAGGTCCctaaagaacaaaaggcagcGTTAAAACAATAGATCGGGCAGTGATTACAATGGATAGCAAAGTTAAGCGAGCCTTACAGAAGGTCCCATCTCTCCAGAGCGTCCACGAGGTCCAGGAGGTCCAGAGGGACCAGGGAGGCCAGTCATACCATCCTTACCGGGAGAACCGGCAGCTCCAGAAGGTCCCTGATGGGatgggatgggggcggggggggaaataaatgaAATTCCCCAAAGGAAGAAGCtagaacacacaacaaagtctCTTTGGAGCCTGAACTCACTCTGGGTCCAGCGGGTCCGGCAACACCGGCAGGTCCTGGCTCTCCAGCGTGACCCTAGTGGCGTCCAGAGAAAAGGGCAGTTAAGACCCACGTGTGTTATTTTATaccctacattccaaaaaatgtgcGGCCAAGAGCGTGAAGGAACATACGGCGGGTCCGGGAGCTCCCTGCATGCCAGTGAATCCTCTGTGTCCCTTCATGCCTCTCTCACCAGCCTCACCGCTCTCTCCCTTGTCTCCACGAAGTCCAACGGCTCCCTAGGTGAAGATGACATGATTGACCCGATCTGTGCCCATTGCAGAGCTCTGTCGCTCGTGCTCATCGCGGTACTTACAGCGGGGCCACGAGGTCCAGCGGGACCAGAGGGACCAGCGGGGCCAGCAGCTCCCTGGAACACAAGAAAATCAATGAGGCGCGTCGTCGGCAGTTCATGAACCTCTCATCAAGTTGAGATTCGGAAAAGCCGCGGTTCACTCACAGtctctccacggtcaccattcttTCCAGCAGGTCCAACAGGTCCGGGGGCACCGGGGGGTCCGGGGGCACCGGGAACTCCAGCGGGGCCAGACTCTCCGCGGTCTCCCTAAATTTGTTCCGCAAGATCATCTCAGTTACTCTCTTTCAAAGAAATGAGGCATTCTCCCTGCAGGTGTCGGAACGCAAAAAGCTGCCCATTCTGTAGTCTTTGTTGCCGTTCCTATTTCATACGGAGTATCTCGTTCAGTATTGTAGGGGGAGCCACGGCCTTTCCCGACGGTGACTTTCCAATCAAACAAATGCCGGCCGGTGAACGGCTCATCGATTTGGTTTTGAGCCGCGCTCATCTTGGAGCGACGACGCAACGATACAAACGGCTTGCTTGCAACTTGGGCTGTCGCAGTCGGGGGCGATTCAATTGAGAGCAAAGTTTGCCGATTGTCAGCACATGCCGTTTGCAGCGATGTCGACTGCGCTCACCTTGGGTCCAGCAGGTCCATCACGGCCAGCGGATCCCTCATTACCAGGGGAACCCTGAAGGAGAAACACCAGACAGATCAATTGTGAGATCCTGTCAAAGGACAAACGCGCGGGAGGTTGACAGATAACGCAAGAGCCGCTTTCTTGTCATACCTCACGTCCGGTCTCTCCAGCGGGTCCAGCCAGTCCAGGGGGTCCCATGGGTCCGGGAGGTCCGCGCTCACCACCGGGGCCGGCAGCTCCCTGCTTTCCGGGCTCTCCCTGTGGGCGACGTGCGCAGTGAGTCGCGATAGCCCGAGCCAAGTTAACGGCATGCTAGCTGGAAGAATGAGGCCTCGATAACGTGAGGACAAAGTCATCGTATGAACTTACAGTAGGTCCGGGCAGGCCGGGGAAACCTCTCTCTCCTCTCATTCCAGACAGACCGACAATACCACGCTGTCCGCTGATACCCTGAGGTCCAGGAATACCGGCACTAccctggggtggggggtgattgCAGAGGCAAAGTGTTAGGCAGACCACCAGAACGTGGACCctttttcaaaatgatctttcatgCTTGCCAGCAAGACGAGTAAAAGTAAAATAGCAGTTTGAAGCGGAGGGGACTTTACAGTAAAGGGGAAATAACTTACAGGAGCACCGTCAGCACCAGGGCTACCCTTCTCACCAGAAGGTCCAGGGGCTCCAGCGGCTCCAACCTCACCAGGGCGACCGGCAGGTCCGGTATCACCACGGTTTCCTTTGGGTCCCTCCTTTCCACTGGGTCCGGAGGGTCCGGCAGGTCCAGCGACACCCTTTCCAAAAAAAGCGGAACACAATTCTTCACGGGGCTCTGCGGATTCAACCGGCTGATGTGCTCAGATTCAAACTGGACTTACAGAGGGGCCGGGGGGTCCAACTCTACCAGCAGCACCGGGGAAACCGGTAGCGCCCTTGGTGAGAAGACACAAGGTCAATGAGAAGACTGTATGTAAATGTGAATACGATATGAGAGGGCCGCAGAACAGTCACTGTTCTAACTCACAGGAGGTCCAGCAGCTCCGCGAGCTCCCTTGGGGCCAGTGTTTCCAACGGGACCCTGAATGAACAGAGCGTCCGCTTGATCAGCGTCGGAAAGCTAACAAGGGGCACACAATACAATGACACCTGATCACTCGGGTTGACAAACCTGGGGTCCGGGAGCACCGGTGGGTCCAGCAGGACCGGGAGGGCCAGCATCACCCTTAGCTCCATTGTTACCGGCCTCTCCCTTAGCACCAACAAGACCGTCGGCACCCTAAATGGCGGTGATGAGAAAAAGGTTGGAGTGATCCAAACAACAGGAAAAGGTCTGCGAATGGAGCGGCagcatttatgggcttacaggAGGTCCAGCAAATCCAGCAGGTCCAGGGGCTCCGGCCTCTCCACGCTCACCCTATGATAGAGGAGAAAATTGAACTTGAACAGAACTTGAGAAGATGGCGCCTGAACAAGACAACGTGACATTTCTTCTCTTCTTAGATGGACTGAAGAGCACAACGTGCATTAGCGTAGAGGATGACGTCAAAGGGAGGGTCGGACTGGAGTCTGGAGTGTTTCAGACAGACAGAGGGTGACTCACGGGGGCTCCGCGAGCTCCGGCAGGTCCAACGGGTCCAGCGGGTCCAGTCTCTCCCTTGTCTCCGGTGGCTCCAGCAGGTCCGGGAAGTCCAATAGCACCACCCATACCGCGAGGACCGTCTTTGCCAGGTGCGCCATCAGCGCCCTTGGCTCCTTGCTCACCCTGGAGAGGGCAGAATTGATCGAGAACAAATGAGATTCTGATCCGAGGGGAGCTTTCATCCGATTTGACATTGGTGTGACAACTCACTCTATCTCCTCTCAGTCCGGGAAGACCGGCGGCACCGCGCTCACCAGGCATACCCTGCAGTCCAGGTGGGCCCTGAGCTCCGGGGATACCAGGGGCTCCAGCATCTCCCTAAgtaaaaagcaaatgaaacaaTCAGATGGAAGAATCACTCGCAAGTAGTATCAGAAACATTTCTGCCCAAATTACCTTAGCACCCTCATTTCCAGCAGATCCGGGAGATCCGCGGGCACCAGTAGGTCCGACGGGACCGGGGGCTCCACGCTCACCGGGGAAACCTCTGTCGCCCTGAATCAAAGATGAGGCACAAATTTAGGGCAGACTCACCTGGAGCTAAATCTAACGCAGACTATTTTTGGATTGATTTGATTCGAAGGAAGGCGCTTTGAGAAAATCGAATCCCAAAGGCAACTGACTGTCGGCTAACAGAGAGTCCAAAATTATCATCAGCCGGATACTTTTACAGATCAAACATCTTGGGCATTACAGCCTGTTATCAGGTAAAGGTGAATGTGACTTACTCTAGCACCGGCAACTCCTGGGGCACCAGCCTCTccgggcacaccctgaattacagagaaaaaaaaacaagttagaaaataaaagaagaagaaaaaaaaaacacatttttaagtgGTCACAGTTGAATTCAATTAATTTTGCACCTGCTCTCCGGACTTGCCAGTCTCACCAACAGCACCTTGGGGTCCTGGAAGTCCCTGGAATCCTGGAGGTCCAGCAGGTCCTTGCTCACCTCTCTCACCAGCAGGTCCCTAAGAAGAGCAAAGGAAGGAATGTTGGAACCCAAAATGATGGGATTAGCTGGACTTTGGAGTTCATGTCTTCCTCTACTTACGTTGGGTCCAGCAGGTCCCTGAGCACCAAGCTCACCGTCCTTTCCTGGGGCACCCTAAAGAACCACAGATATTTACTTTGGGCTGTCCAGTGAGCTTTTACATGTGACGAGGACAGAAGAGAGTATCCTTGAGAACTTACAACAGGGCCAGTAGGTCCCATCACTCCTCTCTCACCAGACTTTCCAGCTTCACCCTAAAGATAcgttggggagggagggggcgtggggggggggggggagacacgtCACTTGTTAGCCTCATCTTGACAATGATCCGGATAGCTTTGTGGATCTGATCAAACGCGCTCCGTAGCTCGAGACTCAGCACTTACAGCGGCTCCCTTGGGTCCGGGGAATCCCATGACACCGGGCTGGCCTCTGGCTCCAACAGAGCCAGGGGGACCAGGGCGGCCATCTTGTCCAGGGGCACCCTAATGAAATGCTACCGTTAGCCCAGTGTGCATTCGTTTCAAAACACGAGGGCGTGAACATATGGACTTACACTAGCTCCCATCTTGCCGTCGGGTCCGGGGCTGCCAGGGCTGCCAGTCATACCCTAGAGGTCAAACACAAATGTTCAGAGGAGGATATGGCCAGTCAAGAAATCCTCAGCAGCAACGTCTTACCTTAGCTCCAGGCAAACCGGCCTCACCAGTACGGCCGGGCTCACCGGTAGCACCTTTAGGTCCGGCGACACCAGGGGCACCGCGCTCACCAGTGGCACCCTAAGATTGTCAAGGGCACgcaacaaatatttgaacacaatcaAATGGCTTCCAAGAGAAAACAAACCAACAGGTTATTATTGACACAAGTGAGTAAAAACGGCGTGGCGGGAGCCGTACTCACTTTGGGTCCAGAAGCGCCATCAGCACCAGGGAAACCACGGCCGCCAGTGGCACCCTGAAGAGGAAATGCAACAAAGCTCGCTTAGGTCTGTGaaaaaagctgattttttttttttgtcgttcacTTTGCTCGACCAAGAACGCAGAGTTGAATACACTCAAATCTTGCAATTTGGTTCTCTGAACCCAATCAAGTCTGCTGGACCAAAATCTCTTGACTCAAAATGCAAAAGTCTGATCGTGTGACCATTCGCAATAGAATCTGAAGCGAATGATGCTCTTTTGTTGACGAATCACAGGCTTTTTTTACGAATTACCTGTAGGGGGCACTAAAATGTTTGTGAATGTCATACTGATGAAATGTAATGACGGTGGGACTTCTGTGGAATGTTCGGGCCCGCGTTCGATACGCTGAAAAAAAGCTGATCTCATATGATGCCGTGCGCTCAAGAACCTCACACACACGACGGAGCGAAATTGGACATTTTGCTACGGCGCTTACACGCTCGCCAGGAACTCCGCGGGCTCCAACGGGACCGGGCTCTCCTCTGGCTCCTCTCTTGCCCTCCTCACCAGCGGGTCCGGAAGGTCCTTGAACTCCTGGGGCGCCCTGCACGATACAAAAGGCACCAACAAAAACGTGAGCGACCGTGTTTCACGCCGTACTGGAAAGGCGGGCAAGTCGATGGCGGTGAACTTACAGCATCTCCCTTGGCACCGGGCTCTCCCTTGGATCCAGGGGCACCAGCATCAccctgaaacaaacaaatcagcAAACGTAAGCAAACAA
This region of Hippocampus zosterae strain Florida chromosome 17, ASM2543408v3, whole genome shotgun sequence genomic DNA includes:
- the LOC127589407 gene encoding collagen alpha-1(I) chain-like isoform X1, giving the protein MGPRGAPGPPGSSGPQGFTGPPGESGEAGPAGPMGPRGPAGPSGKNGEDGESGKPGRNGERGPPGAQGARGFPGTPGLPGIKGHRGFSGLDGSKGDTGPAGPKGETGAAGENGTPGAMGPRGLPGERGRAGAAGAAGARGNDGAAGAAGPPGPTGPAGPPGFPGGPGAKGEAGAQGARGPEGPAGARGEAGNPGPAGVAGPSGNPGADGAAGAKGLPGAAGVAGAPGFPGPRGPPGSQGAAGAPGPKGNTGDAGAPGSKGEPGAKGDAGAPGVQGPSGPAGEEGKRGARGEPGPVGARGVPGERGATGERGAPGVAGPKGATGEPGRTGEAGLPGAKGMTGSPGSPGPDGKMGASGAPGQDGRPGPPGSVGARGQPGVMGFPGPKGAAGEAGKSGERGVMGPTGPVGAPGKDGELGAQGPAGPNGPAGERGEQGPAGPPGFQGLPGPQGAVGETGKSGEQGVPGEAGAPGVAGARGDRGFPGERGAPGPVGPTGARGSPGSAGNEGAKGDAGAPGIPGAQGPPGLQGMPGERGAAGLPGLRGDRGEQGAKGADGAPGKDGPRGMGGAIGLPGPAGATGDKGETGPAGPVGPAGARGAPGERGEAGAPGPAGFAGPPGADGLVGAKGEAGNNGAKGDAGPPGPAGPTGAPGPQGPVGNTGPKGARGAAGPPGATGFPGAAGRVGPPGPSGVAGPAGPSGPSGKEGPKGNRGDTGPAGRPGEVGAAGAPGPSGEKGSPGADGAPGSAGIPGPQGISGQRGIVGLSGMRGERGFPGLPGPTGEPGKQGAAGPGGERGPPGPMGPPGLAGPAGETGREGSPGNEGSAGRDGPAGPKGDRGESGPAGVPGAPGPPGAPGPVGPAGKNGDRGETGAAGPAGPSGPAGPRGPAGAVGLRGDKGESGEAGERGMKGHRGFTGMQGAPGPAGHAGEPGPAGVAGPAGPRGPSGAAGSPGKDGMTGLPGPSGPPGPRGRSGEMGPSGPPGPPGPPGAPGAHGGGFDIGFISQPQDKGPDPFRMYRADDANVLRDRDLEVDSTLKTLSQQIEQIRSPDGTRKNPARTCRDLKMCHPDWKSGEYWIDPDQGCNQDAIKVYCNMETGETCVSPTQREVAMKNWYVSKNIKEKKHVWFGEAMNEGFQFEYGSEGSLPEDVNIQMTFLRLMSTEASQNITYHCKNSISYMDAATGNLKKALMLQGSNEIEIRAEGNSRFTYSVLEDGCTSHTGTWGKTVIEYKTSKTSRLPIIDIAPMDVGAPDQEFGLEVGPVCFL
- the LOC127589407 gene encoding collagen alpha-1(I) chain-like isoform X2, with amino-acid sequence MGPRGAPGPPGSSGPQGFTGPPGESGEAGPAGPMGPRGPAGPSGKNGEDGESGKPGRNGERGPPGAQGARGFPGTPGLPGIKGHRGFSGLDGSKGDTGPAGPKGETGAAGENGTPGAMGPRGLPGERGRAGAAGAAGARGNDGAAGAAGPPGPTGPAGPPGFPGGPGAKGEAGAQGARGPEGPAGARGEAGNPGPAGVAGPSGNPGADGAAGAKGLPGAAGVAGAPGFPGPRGPPGSQGAAGAPGPKGNTGDAGAPGSKGEPGAKGDAGAPGVQGPSGPAGEEGKRGARGEPGPVGARGVPGERGATGGRGFPGADGASGPKGATGERGAPGVAGPKGATGEPGRTGEAGLPGAKGMTGSPGSPGPDGKMGASGAPGQDGRPGPPGSVGARGQPGVMGFPGPKGAAGEAGKSGERGVMGPTGPVGAPGKDGELGAQGPAGPNGPAGERGEQGPAGPPGFQGLPGPQGAVGETGKSGEQGVPGEAGAPGVAGARGDRGFPGERGAPGPVGPTGARGSPGSAGNEGAKGDAGAPGIPGAQGPPGLQGMPGERGAAGLPGLRGDRGEQGAKGADGAPGKDGPRGMGGAIGLPGPAGATGDKGETGPAGPVGPAGARGAPGERGEAGAPGPAGFAGPPGATGFPGAAGRVGPPGPSGVAGPAGPSGPSGKEGPKGNRGDTGPAGRPGEVGAAGAPGPSGEKGSPGADGAPGSAGIPGPQGISGQRGIVGLSGMRGERGFPGLPGPTGEPGKQGAAGPGGERGPPGPMGPPGLAGPAGETGREGSPGNEGSAGRDGPAGPKGDRGESGPAGVPGAPGPPGAPGPVGPAGKNGDRGETGAAGPAGPSGPAGPRGPAGAVGLRGDKGESGEAGERGMKGHRGFTGMQGAPGPAGHAGEPGPAGVAGPAGPRGPSGAAGSPGKDGMTGLPGPSGPPGPRGRSGEMGPSGPPGPPGPPGAPGAHGGGFDIGFISQPQDKGPDPFRMYRADDANVLRDRDLEVDSTLKTLSQQIEQIRSPDGTRKNPARTCRDLKMCHPDWKSGEYWIDPDQGCNQDAIKVYCNMETGETCVSPTQREVAMKNWYVSKNIKEKKHVWFGEAMNEGFQFEYGSEGSLPEDVNIQMTFLRLMSTEASQNITYHCKNSISYMDAATGNLKKALMLQGSNEIEIRAEGNSRFTYSVLEDGCTSHTGTWGKTVIEYKTSKTSRLPIIDIAPMDVGAPDQEFGLEVGPVCFL
- the LOC127589407 gene encoding collagen alpha-1(I) chain-like isoform X3; translated protein: MFSFVDLRLALLLSAAALLVRAQGEDDRTGGSCTLDGQVFADRDVWKPEPCQICVCDSGTVMCDEVICEDTTDCPNPVIPHDECCPICPDDGYQGQSQVEGPKGDRGPKGERGPAGPPGNDGLDGQPGLPGPPGPPGPPGLGGNFSPQMSHGYGDKSPVHPIPGPMGPMGPRGAPGPPGSSGPQGFTGPPGESGEAGPAGPMGPRGPAGPSGKNGEDGESGKPGRNGERGPPGAQGARGFPGTPGLPGIKGHRGFSGLDGSKGDTGPAGPKGETGAAGENGTPGAMGPRGLPGERGRAGAAGAAGARGNDGAAGAAGPPGPTGPAGPPGFPGGPGAKGEAGAQGARGPEGPAGARGEAGNPGPAGVAGPSGNPGADGAAGAKGLPGAAGVAGAPGFPGPRGPPGSQGAAGAPGPKGNTGDAGAPGSKGEPGAKGDAGAPGVQGPSGPAGEEGKRGARGEPGPVGARGVPGERGATGGRGFPGADGASGPKGATGERGAPGVAGPKGATGEPGRTGEAGLPGAKGMTGSPGSPGPDGKMGASGAPGQDGRPGPPGSVGARGQPGVMGFPGPKGAAGEAGKSGERGVMGPTGPVGAPGKDGELGAQGPAGPNGPAGERGEQGPAGPPGFQGLPGPQGAVGETGKSGEQGVPGEAGAPGVAGARGDRGFPGERGAPGPVGPTGARGSPGSAGNEGAKGDAGAPGIPGAQGPPGLQGMPGERGAAGLPGLRGDRGEQGAKGADGAPGKDGPRGMGGAIGLPGPAGATGDKGETGPAGPVGPAGARGAPGERGEAGAPGPAGFAGPPGADGLVGAKGEAGNNGAKGDAGPPGPAGPTGAPGPQGPVGNTGPKGARGAAGPPGATGFPGAAGRVGPPGPSGVAGPAGPSGPSGKEGPKGNRGDTGPAGRPGEVGAAGAPGPSGEKGSPGADGAPGSAGIPGPQGISGQRGIVGLSGMRGERGFPGLPGPTGEPGKQGAAGPGGERGPPGPMGPPGLAGPAGETGREGSPGNEGSAGRDGPAGPKGDRGESGPAGVPGAPGPPGAPGPVGPAGKNGDRGETGAAGPAGPSGPAGPRGPAGAVGLRGDKGESGEAGERGMKGHRGFTGMQGAPGPAGHAGEPGPAGVAGPAGPRGPSGAAGSPGKDGMTGLPGPSGPPGPRGRSGEMGPSGPPGPPGPPGAPGAHGGGFDIGFISQPQDKGPDPFRMYRADDANVLRDRDLEVDSTLKTLSQQIEQIRSPDGTRKNPARTCRDLKMCHPDWKSGEYWIDPDQGCNQDAIKVYCNMETGETCVSPTQREVAMKNWYVSKNIKEKKHVWFGEAMNEGFQFEYGSEGSLPEDVNIQMTFLRLMSTEASQNITYHCKNSISYMDAATGNLKKALMLQGSNEIEIRAEGNSRFTYSVLEDGCTSHTGTWGKTVIEYKTSKTSRLPIIDIAPMDVGAPDQEFGLEVGPVCFL